The Syntrophus gentianae genome contains the following window.
ATTCCCCATTACCATGGCGAGGCGGAGAAGGTGGATGATCCCCACATCCGCCGGGTCCTTCATCGGGAAGCCTGGGAGTCGGCGATCCATGCCCGGCGTTTCCAGCGGCTGCTGGACAAGCTCAGCCCGGAAGATGCGAAAGGGCTGCCTCAAGGGGGTTTTGAACTTCCTGCCGCCTTCCTGGAGGCGCTGCAGGCGGAGCTGAACAGCAAGTATAACGAAATGCTCCAGCACCTTCGCCTGTCCTGGCTTTCCCAGGAGGATGCCGGTAAAGGCTGGGCGTTGATGGACCAGTCCATGGAAAAAATGAAGCAACTGGCCCTCTTCGCAGAAGCGGTTGCCGAGGATGGCCCCGTGCCACGGATGACTCCGGAGGGCATGGACACAGGTCTTCCCATCGAACAGGTTCTTCTCAAAGCCCTGGGGGATGTCAGGGAGGCCCTGGGAAGGCACGCCAAACTGCAGGAGGACGGGGGGTTTAAAAAACATTCCGGCCTGGTGATGAAGATGGACCTTACGGTTCAGCAGGAGGCCTATCAGGCTGAAGAAATGAATGACTGGTTGAAATAAGAATTTCATTTTTCTCCCTGAAGGCGACACAACGATTGCCCGCTCGCCGGTCTGCCTTCAGGGAGGTTTGTTCCTTGATCCCTGCCTTTACATATCCTTTATTTGCTGCCGCAATCTTATCGTTTTTCTTTCCCCTGCTCGGTGATGACAAAACGTTCACCCTTCTGGTCGATGATATGGGAAAGAACCATTTCCCGCAGGCTGGTTTTTACGTTGAAGAGGGGTTGCCCAAGTTTCTGAGAGATTTCCTCCGGCGTCAGGGGCTTGTCAAGCAGGTACAGCAGTGTCCTTGCTCTTGCCGTGACGGATCCGTCAGGATTGATACTTCTCATCGTTCTACCTCCTTTTCATAATCTGTTTTGTCGAAACCCTGATGGTTTTATTTCTGGGCTTTCAACAGAAAAGAAAGCATAGAGAGTGCGATGGATTCGTTTTTGCTTGTCGCAAGAAAGATTATAACTGCGAGGAACAGGCGCAACAGAATTTGCCCAAGCATTCCAAGCGCGAAACGCCATTCATTCTCCTCTCTTCCGCGTTTGATGGCGGGTTCCGACTCCGGGAAATTAAAAGTTGGTTTTAATGGGTTTATAAAATCTGCCCCATGATTAAACCCCCTTTTACGTTGGCGATTGTTGACATGATGTTTTCTTATCTCTTGTCAATGCACTGAATTTCGCGAACGGGGGATGAGCAACCCAGGATTATCCGTAAAGTCTCAGTATAGGGAGCAACGATGTGTGCGGAAAGGATGACAAGTCAATTTCTACAGGAAACGGATATAAGTTCTCGAAATAAGGAATCCGAGTAAAAGAACCGCATTTGATGGAACGGGCGTGAAAGGTTCATAAAGAAAGCATTCAACTAATTTGCAGGATACTATAGTTTTTTTTAATTGCAAGTTAAAAATGGTCGGGTTTGATCTGTTTGTAAAAACTTAATAAATATCGAGCAGTTTAAAAAATAGGGAAATTTTTTACACCTTTTTTGTTGTATGGCGCCACGATGAAATCGGGCGAGTTTCCAACCTTGTTGAGGAAAAGAAATATGTCAATCAGTGTGATCTTCATAACGGTCTTGGTCCTGCTTTCTGTGGTTTTTTTCCTTCTGAAAGGGAAAGAAAAGAAAAAAGCCTGTCTTGCAGTCATCAAATCACCGACAAAGCCCTTGCAGCAAATGGATCGAACGGTCATTTCTTCTCCTGCTATGCCTCCGCTGCAGCCGGATGGAGAGGAAACGGTTTTTCCGGGGGAGGGATTTTCAACCCTTAATTGGATGATCAAAAACAATATCCAGACGGGCCTGGAAGATCTTTATGCAGATCGATATATCAATCCCTACCCTTTTATCCCTCCGCTGGAATACCGGAATGTTTCCCCGGAAACGCTCCACGTCATCCGGGATCGACTTTCTCAACTGAAAAATTTCCGTTCCGTTCATGAGCAGCTTCAACGCATCTTAAACGATCCGGATATTCAGATATCCGATATCTCGAAAATGGTGACATCGGATCCGGTGCTGACGGCAAAAATCCTTAAAGTAGCAAACTCTCCCTATTTCGGAATGCCAAAGAAGCTTGACTCGATCAATCATGCCTTATTGATTCTCGGCATCGTCAATGTCAAAAATATTCTTTATCGGGAAGGAATGCTCCGCCTTTTCCTGACTTCAGATCCCGAAAAGGATAGGGCGATGGAAAAGATCTGGAAACATGCCACGTTAGTTTCGATCTGCGCTGCCCACCTTCATTCTCTTTTCAGCGGATTGAATCAGGGGAGTCTCCTGACGATGGGATTGCTGCATGATATTGGTAAAATGATTCTTCTGACGATGCCCACTTCAGAGGGCGCCAATGGGTCGCAATGGTATACGGGCTCGTTGAAACTCGAGGAGGAGGATCGGCTCTTTGGAATCAATCATGCCGTCATTGCGGGAATTGCCCTGTCGGAATGGGGGTTCTCCGATCTGATGGTGAATGTCGTGGTCAATCACCATGTGCTTTCCTATCGGGACCGCTCGTCTCTGACGCTGGATCAGGATCA
Protein-coding sequences here:
- a CDS encoding ferritin-like domain-containing protein — protein: MDRKELIDMLNRDFADEHAAILRYLVHAYQEGEDTPMGASLLSRSREEMWHMHWLGMIIGQLGGEPNFVPGPYPFDPASRATMLKSYIEYEEKLIPHYHGEAEKVDDPHIRRVLHREAWESAIHARRFQRLLDKLSPEDAKGLPQGGFELPAAFLEALQAELNSKYNEMLQHLRLSWLSQEDAGKGWALMDQSMEKMKQLALFAEAVAEDGPVPRMTPEGMDTGLPIEQVLLKALGDVREALGRHAKLQEDGGFKKHSGLVMKMDLTVQQEAYQAEEMNDWLK